Below is a genomic region from Deinococcus koreensis.
CAGGCAATCCCCACCTGGACAAGGTGTTTCCGGGCTTCAAGGCCGGCCCGGCGCTGGGTGTGGTGAACGGGCCGGCGGCCGGGGGCTGAACGTACCTGCCGTCCCGGATCCGCGAAGGACGGGGCCGGGTGCTGTCCGGGCGGGCCCACACCTCGGGCGCCCTGGGTGAAGGGCGGCCCGGCCACGCTTCACTGTTGCCGCCTGCCTGCGTGGGATACTCCGAACCATGAATTCGCGTTCTTTGCGGGCCCTGGGCCTTGGAGTGCTGCTGCTCCAGGCCGGTCTGGCCCAGTCAACCAGTCTGGCCCAGTCGTCGAGCCTGGCGCAGTCGTCCACTCCGGTCATTCCGGCCCTGCCCCCGGCTCCCGGCGCACCCACCGAGCCCGCCCCCCCACCCGTGCCGGTGGAACCTGCGCCCGTCGAACCTGCACCGGTCGAACCGGAACCCGTCGAACCGGCTCCAGCTGAACCGGTGCCCGCCGAACCAGTGCCGGCCGCGCCCGTGCCGCAGCCCCCCCCCGAGCCGCCCAGGCCCGAGATCACCGTGCCGGCCCCCAAGGTCACGGCGCCGCTGCTGATCAATGTGGAAGCCGCCTGGCCCGCCCTCGTCGGCGGCAAGAAGACCACGGTGCCCTTCACGCGCACCCTGACCATTCCCGGCCCCCGGGTCGCGCAGCTCCGCCAGCGCGGCGCCATCACGCCGAGCCTGGAGGCCGACCTGAAGGCCTTCATCGCCGGACTGCCCCTCAGCGCCCAGGACGCCCGCTTCGAGGAACTCTGGGATGGCTGGGCGGTCGTGCAGCGCAACGGCCTGCGGATCGATGAAGCGCGCACCCGCGACAATGTGCTGGCGGCCCTCCTGAACCCCAGGGCGATCAAGGTGAACGTCGTGGTCACCGGCCAGAGCGCCCCGAAACGCACGCTGGACTTCTTCCTGAGCAGGGGCATCACGGCCCACCTGAACACGGGCGAGACCAACTACTACGGCAGCAGCCCGGCGCGGATGACCAACATCCATGTCGGCGCCAGCCACTTCAAGGATCGTCTGCTGGACGCCAGCGCGGTCTCCTTCAACCAGATGGTCGGGCCGGTGAGCCTGAAGACGGGCTTCGTGACCGGTCTGGTGATCGCCGGCGAGCGCACGGCCGACGGGGTGGGCGGCGGCATCTGCCAGGTCAGCACCACCGTGTTCCGAACCCTGTACGGCGCCGGGCTGCCCATCCTGCAGCGGCAGAACCACTCCTATCAGGTGCATTACTACGACCCCCAGGGACTGGACGCCACCATCTACCAGCCCACCCTGGATCTGCGCTTCCGGAACGACACGGGCGGCGCTCTGTGGTTCCAGGCCGACTGGAACGACGAGGAATCCCGGCTGAGCATCAGCGTGTTCGGCAAGGCGCGCGACTTCACGGTGGAACTGGCCGCCCCGAAGACCCTGAGCACCACCCCCTCGCCGGCCGACCGCCTGATTCCCGACCCCTCGCTGCCGGCCGGCCAGCGCAAGCAGGTCGACTGGGCCGCGCCCGGCGCCGTCATCGAGGTCACCAGGAAGTTCGTGCGGAACGGCAAGACCTTCAAGCAGGACGTGCTGAAAAGCTCATACCGCCCCTGGCCGAACATCTATCTGGTGGCTCCGGACGTGGTGGGCGCCCGTCGCTGACGTCGGCGAATACCTCAGGAACAGATCGAGGGGAGAGGCCAGCTGGCCTCTCCCCTCCCCTGTCGGGCCTGCGCTCAATCCGCGCTGTACCCCAGGATCTCCAGAATCCGGTCGAGTTCTTCCCGGCTAGCGTAGCTGAGTTCGACCCGGCCCTTGTCCTCACCAGTGATCTTCACGCGGGTGCCGGTGCGGCGGCTGAGATCCAGCTCGACCTGGCGGTAGGCGCGCGGCGGGTTGACCTTGACCGGTGGCTGGGGGCGCGCCTCACGCCTGAGCCCCTCGGCCTCGCGCACGTTCAGGCCCCGGCTGCGGATCTGCTCCAGCGCCCACAGGCGATCCTTGTCCGGCTGGGCCAGGATCGCGCGGGCGTGGCCGGCGCTGATCTCTCCGCCCTCCAGCGCGTTCAGGGCCGGGTCGGGCAGGGTCAGCAGGCGCAGGGCGTTGGCGATCGTGCTGCGGCCCTTGCCCACCGCCTGGGCCACCCCCTCCTGGTTTAGCCCGTGCTCCAGCAGCGACTGGTAGGCCCGCGCCTCTTCCAGCGGCCCCAGATCCTCGCGCTGCAGGTTCTCGATGATGGCGATTTCCAGCGCTTCCCGGTCGGCCAGGTCACGGATGATCACCGGCAGCTCGGTCAGCCCGGCCAGCTGACTGGCCCGCCAGCGCCGCTCGCCCGCCACGATCTCGAAGGACTCGCCACGCGGGCGCACCAGCAGCGGCTGCAGGACGCCTTTCTCGCGGATGCTCTGGGCCAGCTCCGCCAGCGACGAGGGTTCGAACACCTGCCGGGGCTGGTAGGCCGCCTGCACGATGCGCTCGATCTTCAGCGACTGCACCTGAGGGCCGACCGGGCCCGCCTCCGTCACCGGGCGGGCGAGCAGCGCCTCCAGGCCCCGCCCCAGACTAGATTTTTTCGACACGCTGCAGCACCTCCTCGGCCAGTCGCTTGTAGGCCGCCGCGCCGCTCGACAGGGGCGCGAAGGCGTTGATGGGCTTGGCGAAGCTGGGCGCCTCGGACAGCCGGACGTTGCGCGGCACGACGGACCAGAAGACCAGCTCCCCGAAGTGCTGGCGCACCATCGTCTCGACCTCCTGCGACAGGTTGGTGCGGCCGTCGAACATGGTGAGCACCACGCCCAGCACCTTCAGCCGGGGATTGAGGCCGCCCTGCACCCGCTCGATGGTTTCCATCAACCCGGCGAGGCCCTCCAGGGCGTAATACTCCGCCTGCAGCGGAATAAGCAGCGCTTCGGCCGCCGCCAGGACGTTCACGGTGAGCGGTCCCAGGCTGGGCGGGGCGTCGATGATCACGAGGTCGTAACCATGGACGCTTGCCAGCAGGCGTCCCAGCGCGTCCGGATCCTCCGAGAGTTCCACCCCGGCGCCGGCCAGATCCGGGGTGGAGGGCAGGACGTCCAGCCCCTTCTGGGCGGTGGGCCGGACGAACTCGGCCACGCGCGAGGGATCGCCCAGGGCCTCGTAGAGCCCCTGTTCGGCGCCGCGCAGGCCCAGCCCGCTGGTCGCGTTGCCCTGAGGATCCATGTCGAGCAGGAGCACCCGGCGTCCTCCGGCGGCGAGGTAGGCGGCCAGGTTCACCGCTGTGGTGGTCTTGCCCACGCCACCCTTCTG
It encodes:
- the parB gene encoding ParB/RepB/Spo0J family partition protein ParB; the encoded protein is MSKKSSLGRGLEALLARPVTEAGPVGPQVQSLKIERIVQAAYQPRQVFEPSSLAELAQSIREKGVLQPLLVRPRGESFEIVAGERRWRASQLAGLTELPVIIRDLADREALEIAIIENLQREDLGPLEEARAYQSLLEHGLNQEGVAQAVGKGRSTIANALRLLTLPDPALNALEGGEISAGHARAILAQPDKDRLWALEQIRSRGLNVREAEGLRREARPQPPVKVNPPRAYRQVELDLSRRTGTRVKITGEDKGRVELSYASREELDRILEILGYSAD
- a CDS encoding VanW family protein, with the translated sequence MNSRSLRALGLGVLLLQAGLAQSTSLAQSSSLAQSSTPVIPALPPAPGAPTEPAPPPVPVEPAPVEPAPVEPEPVEPAPAEPVPAEPVPAAPVPQPPPEPPRPEITVPAPKVTAPLLINVEAAWPALVGGKKTTVPFTRTLTIPGPRVAQLRQRGAITPSLEADLKAFIAGLPLSAQDARFEELWDGWAVVQRNGLRIDEARTRDNVLAALLNPRAIKVNVVVTGQSAPKRTLDFFLSRGITAHLNTGETNYYGSSPARMTNIHVGASHFKDRLLDASAVSFNQMVGPVSLKTGFVTGLVIAGERTADGVGGGICQVSTTVFRTLYGAGLPILQRQNHSYQVHYYDPQGLDATIYQPTLDLRFRNDTGGALWFQADWNDEESRLSISVFGKARDFTVELAAPKTLSTTPSPADRLIPDPSLPAGQRKQVDWAAPGAVIEVTRKFVRNGKTFKQDVLKSSYRPWPNIYLVAPDVVGARR
- a CDS encoding ParA family protein, whose translation is MKALGIVNQKGGVGKTTTAVNLAAYLAAGGRRVLLLDMDPQGNATSGLGLRGAEQGLYEALGDPSRVAEFVRPTAQKGLDVLPSTPDLAGAGVELSEDPDALGRLLASVHGYDLVIIDAPPSLGPLTVNVLAAAEALLIPLQAEYYALEGLAGLMETIERVQGGLNPRLKVLGVVLTMFDGRTNLSQEVETMVRQHFGELVFWSVVPRNVRLSEAPSFAKPINAFAPLSSGAAAYKRLAEEVLQRVEKI